Proteins found in one Planococcus citri chromosome 2, ihPlaCitr1.1, whole genome shotgun sequence genomic segment:
- the LOC135834618 gene encoding venom protease-like: MWFHYYLFTIPLFFSDAFGYPQSNQRTIRQTEFISCSTPNYQLGNCVGLRNCPNLLELLNTRSNVSEVRTFLRKSQCGKEANGSPKVCCSISNSKTPPVISSTTPILLLSAPVPVTVPSATFPLTTPKDDDHDIKRKMSKNQYSMCGKTSRTTQNLYRENNATLGDWPWLVAIGYRTSSDRGPMFKCGGSLISDRWVITAAHCVQGIGNLIVKIIRVGDFNLNHENYDGASPKDIPIEDIVLHPEYSTNPTINDIALLRLRQHVTFNELIRPICIPSEPQHKGDVFYYNKSPFIAGWGRTTEGGTPSDHLKETQLVIIDRETCDMKYKHAKQNSVVDHRVLCAGSMAQDTCLSDSGGPLMMHTAAHYYLVGIASYGIECEGNVFPGVYTRVAYYSDWIKCITKNGINFNL; encoded by the exons ATGTggtttcattattatttatttacgaTACCGTTGTTTTTTAGCGATGCATTCGGTTATCCTCAAAGCAATCAAAGAACGATCAGACAaactg AATTTATTTCATGCTCAACGCCAAATTACCAGCTGGGAAATTGCGTGGGTCTTCGAAACTGTCCAAATCTACTCGAGTTGTTGAATACTCGTTCAAATGTATCAGAAGTTAGAACATTTCTACGAAAATCCCAATGCGGAAAAGAAGCCAACGGGTCACCGAAAGTTTGTTGCAgtatttcaaattctaaaacacCACCAGTTATTTCATCTACGACGCCGATACTATTACTATCTGCCCCAGTCCCAGTCACAGTCCCCTCAGCCACGTTTCCGTTGACAACGCCAAAAGACGATGATCACGACATTAAACGAAAGATGTCCAAAAATCAGTACTCGATGTGTGGAAAAACGAGCAGAACCACTCAGAATCTTTATAGAGAGAATAATGCAACATTAG GCGATTGGCCTTGGCTTGTGGCTATTGGATATCGTACCAGCTCTGATCGAGGACCAATGTTCAAATGTGGAGGCAGCCTGATTTCTGACAGATGGGTCATCACAGCTGCTCATTGTGTTCAAGGTATAGGAAATCTAATTGT gaaaataatTCGAGTTGGagatttcaatttgaatcaTGAAAATTACGATGGAGCTTCGCCTAAGGATATTCCGATAGAAGATATTGTTCTTCATCCTGAGTATTCCACTAATCCTACGATTAATGATATTGCATTATTGCGTTTAAGGCAGCATGTTACTTTCAATG AACTAATTCGTCCTATTTGCATACCAAGTGAACCTCAACATAAAGGTGACGTGTTCTATTACAATAAATCCCCATTTATAGCCGGATGGGGACGCACTACAGAAG GAGGAACCCCTTCAGATCACCTCAAAGAAACTCAACTAGTTATAATAGATCGAGAAACTTGCGACATGAAGTACAAACATGCTAAGCAGAATTCAGTGGTTGATCATAGAGTGCTGTGTGCTGGTAGTATGGCTCAAGATACCTGCCTG agTGACTCTGGTGGGCCTTTGATGATGCATACTGCAGCTCATTATTATCTAGTAGGAATTGCATCTTATGGAATCGAATGTGAAGGCAATGTTTTTCCTGGAGTTTATACCAGAGTTGCATATTACTCTGATTGGATCAAATGTATTACGAAGAATGggataaattttaatttgtaa
- the LOC135834627 gene encoding uncharacterized protein LOC135834627 — MKIGCLSYSSQAITLVALFFNVISNFIVISVTDREIVGDLGSNVGIGVAVNLAEMFLSLVAIIFIHDKPNSRVTIVIKCWSLGCIVLLLFLDIFVSYLIVLNSYQQILDSGKKIRKDLNEDLNFQLSLLVFGLICYCAFKLYVAAIALSYASDKTNFTLTDDDNDVERNALRNDDNDVPPLSPPPSYDNCLTESAPEVLETPPPPYDAVAVIFKY, encoded by the exons ATGAAAATCGGCTGCCTTAGTTACTCTAGTCAAGCGATTACTTTAGTcgcactttttttcaatgtg ATTTCGAACTTCATTGTGATCAGTGTAACAGATCGAGAAATCGTCGGAGACCTAG GAAGTAATGTTGGAATCGGTGTCGCCGTCAATCTGGCTGAAATGTTTTTATCATTGGTTGCAATCATATTCATCCATGATAAACCAAATTCACGTGTGACAATTGTTATAAAATGCTGGTCACTAGGATGCATTGTCTTACTGCTGTTTCTCGATATCTTCGTCAGTTATTTGATCGTTTTGAATTCGTATCAACAAATTTTGGATAGtggtaaaaaaatcagaaaagatCTCAACgaggatttgaattttcaactcagCTTATTGGTCTTCGGGTTAATCTGCTATTGTG ctTTCAAATTGTACGTCGCAGCTATTGCACTTTCTTATGCCAGTgacaaaacaaatttcacattgacTGATGATGACAACGATGTTGAACGAAATGCTTTGAGAAACGATGACAATGATGTTCCACCTTTATCTCCTCCTCCTTCTTATGATAATTGCTTAACAGAATCTGCACCAGAGGTCTTGGAGACGCCGCCGCCTCCTTACGATGCTGTAGctgttattttcaaatattaa